The following coding sequences lie in one Musa acuminata AAA Group cultivar baxijiao chromosome BXJ1-8, Cavendish_Baxijiao_AAA, whole genome shotgun sequence genomic window:
- the LOC135585649 gene encoding endoglucanase 11-like, with amino-acid sequence MFVGMERDEDRRKILESLIPLISFIFLLLPTFNQAAFDYGDALSKSLLYLEAQRSGHLPHGQRITWRGHSGLTDGLEQGVDLVGGYYDAGDHVKFGLPMAFTVTMLSWSVAEYGHAIASAGELDHALEAIKWGTDYFIKAHTHHDVLWAEVGDGDTDHYCWQRPEDMTTSRKAYKIDPDRPGSEVAGETAAAMAAASLVFRETNPHYSHLLLHHAQQLFAFGDKYRGKYDTSIPAVKSYYPSLSGYGDELLWAALWLHRATGREDYLRYAIDNAHELGGTGWDVSEFSWDIKYAGVQILASKLLMEGGRHQLQDEQISILEQYRSRGQHYVCSCLGLNTNGSNVRRTPGGLLFVRQWNNMQYVASASFLLTVFADHLAMSSGEPELHCPRGSLSPQDMLSFVKAQVDYILGSNPLRFSYLVGFGPKYPTRVHHRAASTVSYKVDRSFIGCAQGYDKWFGRRRKNPNVLVGALVGGPDAKDEFRDVRGNYMQTEACTYNTAPMVGVFARFYRPIHK; translated from the exons atgttTGTAGGAATGGAGAGAGACGAGGACAGAAGGAAGATCCTGGAAAGCTTGATCCCGCTGATTTCATTCATCTTTCTCCTGCTTCCTACCTTCAACCAGGCTGCATTCGACTACGGGGACGCCCTCTCAAAGAGTTTGCTTTACCTCGAGGCGCAGCGATCCGGCCACCTTCCTCATGGCCAGCGCATCACCTGGCGGGGACACTCCGGCCTCACCGATGGGCTCGAACAAGGG GTTGATCTGGTCGGAGGGTACTACGACGCCGGAGATCACGTAAAGTTCGGCCTACCCATGGCTTTTACCGTGACTATGTTGTCATGGAGCGTTGCCGAATACGGGCATGCGATCGCGTCGGCCGGGGAGCTCGATCACGCACTGGAGGCGATAAAGTGGGGGACTGATTACTTCATCAAAGCCCACACTCACCACGATGTTCTGTGGGCTGAG GTTGGAGACGGTGACACCGATCACTACTGTTGGCAGAGGCCGGAGGACATGACGACATCGAGGAAAGCGTATAAGATCGACCCGGATCGACCGGGTTCTGAGGTAGCAGGAGAGACAGCAGCAGCAATGGCAGCCGCGTCTCTTGTGTTCAGGGAGACCAACCCGCACTACTCTCACCTCCTCCTGCATCACGCTCAACAG TTGTTTGCGTTCGGGGACAAGTACAGAGGCAAATACGATACCAGCATCCCGGCGGTGAAGAGCTACTACCCGTCGTTGAGCGGCTACGGCGACGAGCTGCTGTGGGCGGCTCTGTGGCTTCACCGTGCGACGGGGAGGGAGGATTACTTGCGGTACGCGATTGATAACGCTCATGAGTTGGGTGGGACGGGATGGGACGTCTCAGAGTTCAGCTGGGACATCAAATATGCCGGCGTCCAAATTCTCGCTTCCAAG CTGTTGATGGAAGGGGGAAGACATCAACTACAAGACGAGCAAATCAGCATATTAGAGCAGTACAGATCGAGAGGCCAACACTACGTGTGCTCCTGCCTCGGCCTGAACACCAACGGCAGCAACGTCCGCCGCACCCCCGGCGGCCTCCTCTTCGTCCGGCAGTGGAACAACATGCAGTACGTGGCCAGCGCCAGCTTCCTCCTCACCGTCTTCGCCGACCACCTAGCCATGTCCTCCGGCGAGCCGGAGCTCCACTGCCCCCGGGGATCATTGAGCCCCCAAGACATGTTATCCTTCGTGAAGGCTCAGGTGGACTACATTCTGGGTTCCAACCCATTGCGGTTTAGCTACCTGGTGGGGTTTGGGCCCAAGTATCCCACCAGGGTGCACCACAGGGCGGCTTCCACCGTCTCCTACAAGGTCGACAGGTCCTTCATCGGCTGTGCCCAGGGCTACGACAAGTGGTTCGGCCGGCGGAGGAAGAACCCGAACGTGCTCGTCGGCGCCCTCGTCGGCGGCCCGGACGCCAAGGACGAGTTCAGGGACGTGAGAGGGAATTACATGCAGACGGAGGCGTGCACGTACAACACGGCGCCTATGGTCGGAGTATTCGCAAGGTTTTATCGGCCGATACACAAGTAA
- the LOC103996290 gene encoding protein EDS1L — protein MLCDDGKMALIPLCCSLSMAAHLSPSSPFLRHDNSAPSAAIFAFRASWSADDWLLAGAGSPFGEREIDAALFPWIKSVGNDTTAAVNGAFLRSFKKVLDTSRLQAEVHAAVADKKQIVFTGHSSGGSIAVLAAIWFLEQRQNFEGRGGQVDPFCVTFGSPLVGDGVFVHALQRENWARFFLHFVMAADIIPRCLLAPLSSFKDELEAILGFLCPKPLLFSPNTVMSSPVTFYRKVLGHALSVSNHQACLLMGCTNPLLEVLTGFVKLTPYRPVGAYVLCSRDGRLLCLRNSNSILHMLFYLFQDVRGADVEEVAHRSLEAHRLYEAMTRDHLNVQNIVPVDSSYSIPLTFTNGFDDKAQPVKTLLKDLDLSLEARLCLRAAAEWEKQRLRNQAKIDDNYSKIKEALSFLSDYRATCEVRGLGYYDTFKLQKDVEDFNANVKRLELAGLWDEIVEMLSRYELPDGFEGRQEWVKLGTQYRWLVETLDIANYYRHSKNEDTGPYMVKGRPRRYRYTQRWLEHAERSPAGSCTESCFWASVEELCIDTGDGKPFLEVRSRVVELEREVLRWVTKGSLGRDVFVSESTFARWWVTLPRQHRADSCIAGFVNGEDMLETMEASI, from the exons ATGTTGTGTGACGACGGAAAGATGGCTCTCATCCCCCTCTGCTGCTCCCTCTCCATGGCAGCCCACCTTTCCCCTTCATCCCCTTTCCTCCGCCACGACAACTCTGCCCCTTCCGCGGCCATCTTCGCCTTCCGTGCCTCCTGGTCCGCCGACGATTGGCTGCTCGCCGGCGCTGGGTCACCGTTCGGCGAGCGGGAGATCGATGCCGCTCTCTTCCCCTGGATCAAGAGCGTCGGCAATGACACCACTGCTGCAGTCAACGGGGCCTTCCTCCGTTCCTTCAAGAAAGTGCTCGACACTTCTCGGCTTCAAGCTGAG GTGCATGCAGCTGTAGCAGACAAGAAGCAAATCGTGTTCACCGGGCACTCGTCGGGAGGCTCAATCGCGGTCCTTGCTGCCATCTGGTTCCTCGAACAACGCCAGAACTTTGAAGGCAGGGGTGGTCAGGTCGATCCTTTCTGTGTCACGTTTGGGTCTCCTCTTGTGGGAGACGGTGTCTTTGTTCACGCTCTCCAGCGAGAAAACTGGGCTCGCTTCTTCCTACATTTTGTCATGGCGGCCGACATCATCCCCCGCTGTTTGCTCGCACCTCTGtcatctttcaaggatgaacTCGAGGCCATTCTCGGTTTCTTATGTCCAAAGCCGCTACTTTTCAGTCCCAACACCGTCATGAGCTCTCCGGTCACCTTCTACAGGAAAGTGCTTGGGCATGCTCTTTCCGTATCGAACCACCAAGCCTGTTTGCTCATGGGATGCACAAACCCATTGCTGGAAGTTCTAACTGGCTTTGTGAAGCTGACTCCTTACAGACCAGTCGGAGCATATGTTCTCTGTAGCCGCGATGGCAGGCTGCTCTGTCTCAGAAACTCGAATTCCATCTTGCATATGCTGTTCTACTTATTCCAAGATGTTCGTGGTGCCGATGTAGAGGAGGTTGCTCACAGAAGTTTAGAGGCGCACCGTCTTTATGAAGCAATGACAAGAGATCATTTGAATGTGCAGAACATAGTGCCAGTGGATTCTTCATATTCAATCCCTCTCACCTTCACCAATGGATTTGACGACAAGGCGCAACCAGTCAAAACTCTGTTGAAAGATCTTGATTTG AGCCTGGAAGCTAGGCTATGTCTACGAGCAGCAGCAGAGTGGGAGAAGCAGAGACTGAGGAACCAGGCCAAGATCGACGACAACTACAGCAAGATAAAAGAAGCCCTCAGCTTTCTCAGCGACTACCGGGCGACATGCGAGGTGCGAGGACTCGGTTACTACGACACCTTCAAGCTCCAAAAGGACGTGGAAGACTTCAACGCCAACGTGAAGAGACTGGAGCTTGCAGGGCTGTGGGACGAGATAGTCGAGATGCTGAGTCGGTACGAGCTCCCTGATGGCTTCGAGGGAAGGCAAGAGTGGGTGAAGCTGGGCACGCAGTACCGCTGGTTGGTGGAGACGCTGGACATCGCCAACTACTACCGGCACTCCAAGAACGAGGACACGGGGCCGTACATGGTGAAGGGCAGACCCAGGCGGTACAGATACACGCAGAGGTGGCTTGAGCACGCCGAGCGATCGCCTGCGGGTTCCTGCACGGAGTCATGTTTCTGGGCGtcggtagaggagctctgcatcgaCACCGGCGATGGCAAGCCCTTCCTGGAAGTGAGATCCAGGGTGGTGGAGCTCGAAAGGGAGGTGCTGCGGTGGGTAACCAAGGGGAGCCTGGGAAGAGATGTGTTTGTTAGCGAGTCTACCTTCGCGAGGTGGTGGGTGACGCTTCCGAGACAGCACAGAGCAGACTCCTGCATTGCTGGGTTCGTGAATGGCGAAGACATGTTGGAGACGATGGAAGCTTCCATATGA